Genomic DNA from Chanos chanos chromosome 6, fChaCha1.1, whole genome shotgun sequence:
TCTCATGCTGTGGGGGTTGGGTAGAGCTTTGCTTGGTGGATAAAGAGGAGGGGGCGAGAGAGTAGGGAgttgtttttcaaaatctgtGTGTCTATTCAGCTATGCACTTACTTTAAGTAGCACCAGAACACTTGAGCAGGTTTCTTTCATTCATATCCTTTACGTTTCCTAATTGGGGCCAAGTTTTTGTCCCATAGACCTTTATGATAAAGCTGAACTGCagacttgaaatcaaacaagTGGGATACTGACAATTTGCGAGGTTGGTTTTCAGCTATTTTAGAAGACGATGAACCTTTTTACATGAATgcatttgtggtgtgtgtttggcactGTGGGTAGAATATTAGATAATATGTTGTGTAATATGCTCTAGTTTCTGTCATTGTGACAACCCACACCTTCAGCTGTTTCAGGTGTGGGACTCAGGGAACAAATTAAAACTGATGTGCCAGCGGCATTGTCAGTGTACCGGAGATTTAGACAACCTCATCCTGTCTCAGTGGAGCGACTTTTTAAGACAAATACACGCATATAGACGTCAGTGGACAGAACAAAGGagcactgaaaataaatgtgcaCTGTGGTgaaaagcatgcacacacacgcacacgcgcgcacacacacacacacacacacacacacacacagagctgttgtTCAGGCCGGGGTCCTGGGAGTGGGGTGCACAGCAGACAGAGTCCAGTACTGCAGGAGGTTCTTGGCATTCTCAGGGACGTGCCTAGAGTGGACAAATCATGCTAATTGGGTGGGAGCGAAATACAGCTTTATACCCAAGATGAAGGCGGAGAGGGAGGCTTCCTCAAAAGAGACAGTCGTTCCTTCagtttttcccttcttttgcCTCATCATCCTTTCCTTGTCAGGTAAGACTACGCTACAGGCTTTCTTTAAGCCCAAGTTAAAGAACAGCAAAActtttgaaagagaaaactttgctagctaaaaaaaaaaaaaaaaggattctgcTAGCATGTTAGCCTAAGAGCAGGTGCTTTGGAAATAATTTTTAGTGTTGAACAGTGTTTATGCATGAGCATTTTTATTGTTAGCCTGCACAGAGTTATTAGTTAGAGAGTCTTTTAAGTGttaaagtgacaaaaaaaattaattttctttatGGTCATGTTAAGAATAATAAATTTGTTGTACTTTTCTTTCAGAACAATCCCAAAAAAACAAGTCGTGAAATCTTGTTACTAATTGCAAAATtgcaaaaaagacattttgaacaGATGCAAAACAATATCACAAATTCAGCTAAAATTTCTGAACAAGTTacagtcaaaaaagaaaaaaaaataatttagtGTTTCTCCAACAGTATGTGCAGTGTTTGTAGTTAAGTCAATGCTAATTTGTAGGTTAGTCAGAAAGTCTTAGAAATAAAGGTTTGGATTAGAAGGTAATGTTGATGTTGTGATGGCAGCGTACCGCTGGAACAGGTAATAAATGTGGAGGCGTGAGACATGTcggggcagagagagacatttcatcGGATGACTACTTGctgttgtgtcattgtgcttTGCCTTGATTAGCAGAATCACTGGGTCTCACTGTCTGAGGTACCCAATCATAGAagagtttgtctctctcactgccagTTCTCATTGGAGGAAATCAGGCCCACAATCCAGGCCATTGTGTGCTTATCCTGGCACGTCCTCAGGGTTTGAGAATTGTCACCAGGACTTTTGAGCCATGCCGCGCCATGCTGACTCCCTCCACACAGCCCAGCACTGGCAAAGCAGGGTTGATGGCACTGGCTCTGTCTGGGTCATCCTGTTCCTTACTGAATGTCTAAACAGTACAACAGTCCACTTATGTTCCTTATGAAGTATTTAAGCTAGGAGTCTAAGGCTCTTTGTATTGTTACCTCTCCAAACTCACTGtcctttttgaaaatgttaaaaatagttTTCCTTTGGGCCTATTATATACATTTTTCCAGACgaaatacaagtgtatacatgCAGAAATCATGAACcatgttcttctttctttttcgctTTCTTTTGAACTGAATAgatctgaactgaattgaattaacTGAGACAATCcagaaatatttcattataCATACTTATAAAGATTTACTTGTAAAGATTTAACTTGAGAGGAACTACAAGAACATCCACAGCCTCCACAGTGTTGCAAGATGGTTGCAAGAAATTGAGATACAAGTCTTGTAATAGACAGACTACAgatactgaaaatgaatgtgttaaaCAGAAAAGGTGATAGAGTAAATACATGGAACACTCCTGAAAAAGAATGATAGCATGTCAGTGAAGGCATTTCCTTTGTCATAAGCATGCAAAACTTCATTAtatcaaacacagaacaattaCTAAAAACCAGAGGCGGGCCCTGTCTCACATATTAATTATGTGACTATGAGACTATGACAGTGTAACTATGAGAACAAGTCAGTATTGTGGTAAATTTTTCATAGTTCAGTTGACTTGGAGCTTGTGTTTGTGGCTCTTTGCTTCAaagcaaatgtgaaaaaatgccTTGTGTAGCAACCCCTTATGTGAgtgtttatattatatttaagGCAGGATTGGATATCTTCTTCTCGGAGGACCATAGTCTAACAAAGCTTTGTTCTGTCCCTTTACTTATACTTGTACACTATTCAGGGCTTCCTTAAGAGCTTGATGCTTGAATACTTGTTACTTAGGTGCGATGAGGCAAAGAGGAAGAACTTGCATAAACTTGCAGCTTTTTCTGGAACATTTGCTTCTCAGAGCCCCTCTCActtaatgttgtttgttgtaCTGTCAAACTGTAGAGGGAGTGAACATCACCAGTCCGTCCTCCATTGTTCGGGGAACACTTGGAGGATCTGCCTTGCTCTCGGTCAGCTACACCAGCTCAAGCTCAGACAGGCCTGTCATCAAATGGCAGCTTAAGAGGGACAAGCCCGTAACCGTGGTCCAGTCCATCGGCACCGACATCATTGGGAACCTGCGTCCTGAGTACCGAGGCCGAATCCTCGTGTTTGAGAACGGCACACTGCTTCTTCACAGCCTGCTCTTGTCAGATGAAGGAACCTATGAAGTAGAGATCTCCATCACGGATGACACTTTCACCGGAGAATGCCACATCAACCTCACAGTAGATGGTAAGAAAGGAGCAATGAGGAGATGGAGCAAAAGGGGAGTGGATTATCTGATATGAATGTACTTGAATGAAAGGATTCAGTGGtaatttaatgtgtgtttgttcccaCTGTGTTGTCTTGTCTTCCCAGTCCCTGTGTCCAGGCCCTATGTACATATGGTTGCCTCCTCTGTCTTGGAGCTGAGTGAGCTCTTCACTCTAAACTGTTCCCACGAGAGTGGGACCAAGGTCACTTACGGATGGATGAAAGGCGGAAAGCCTCTGACCAATGACTCGCGTCTGCTCCTATCACACGACCAAAAGCTTCTGACCATCTCTCGTGTGCTCATGTCAGATGACGACATCTACAGCTGTGTTGCTGAAAACCCCATCAGCAGTATGAAAAGTTTGCCTGTCAAACTCACTGTCTACAGTAGGTGGAGTCATTTCGCCTTTGCTTCCACGCATACAGCATGTTTTGATGCGGTTAGAAAACAGCCTTTAGAATAGAAATTAGCCAAATATGATTCATTGGATAGTCTTCCAAAGCCCCACATTGCATGTAAATGACTTTGTTTAACTGAAAGAACCAATGTGGTGTGGAAATAGCACTGACAGTTTATTAaatatctttctttttaaatataaggTGAATGTGTACTCTTACTGAGACCACCAAGCGAGCTGGCTCCAGAAAGTTCAGTTAGAGTAGCTGAGCTGTTTATGAGGGGCACTGGATGAAAGGGGCCTTGAAGGGTGTAGGTTTTGCCTGAGTTGAGCACCATTAATCCCTCACCTCATTATCCCTCTACTCTGCCTAGTAGCCGAGAGGGATCAGCAAGCGCAGTGGGGTTCAGTATTCTCTCTGGACAacctgcctttaaaaaaaaaaaagaaaaaaaattagaacacCCCCATTCATTCCAGCATTCATGAACTTGGCAACCAGCGCAAGCAATCAAGCCATTGTGCTCTCCTTCATCTGGACCTCTTCCATTTTGAGGGGCTGTCCTTCTGAGCAGCTTTAGAGGAGTTTGTTTTCCCAAAAGGGTTTTATCTAGTTTTGGAAAGGTAACGTCTTATTGAaccacaatgtgtgtgtgtgtgtgtgtgtgtgtgtgtgcatgtgtacagaGAGGCTGTTGTACAGTGGGGAATGTTTGCGGGGTGAAACAGCAATGTCATGTCAACCAGAGTCGCTGTTTTTTGGCAGGACGAAGTTCTCTCTATATCATCCTCTCAACTGGTGGCATTTTCTTACTCATCACCCTGGTGACGGTGTGTGCCTGCTGGAAGCCATCCAAAAAGTAAAAGCTCATTGCCCCTGCCTGCTACCTTTGATATTTCTCAAGCACTGTAATAATGAAAGAGGCAAAAGTTAGAGGACTTTCTGCAAGAATATTGCTATTCTCGTTGTTTCAaatatcaagaaaaaaaaaaaaacattttacagattgATTCAGATATCAACAAATAACATACTCCATCGAAACAGTAGCAGCAATTCAGCAGGTTTATAGGTTGACGTTCAATATAATACAACTTAGAAAGTTCAATAGAGTGTACAGAGACAGCGGTGTCTGGCTAAATAACCTTGGACTGAAAATTCGTACGctttcttctgttttgacatttggcaataaaatagcaaataaaacaaactcttGTTTGAATAAATGTGACAGAAAAGCATTTCTTGTTTTCCTTATATCACAGAAAAAGGCACCAGTCTGccagacaaaacagacagagtgcAGTACAGAGCAATGACAATCAGGAGGGTAAGAGTTAGTGCAGTGTCACATGACTGGTATCATTCCTGAAGCATTTAATGCTAACAAAACGTTACATTCTGGTTACTTATGTAGTTCCTAATAACTGAGCAGTGTTTGCATTCATTTGTACAGTCAACCAAAGAGACTATCCTTCCTTCTTTACAGTTGATGCTGTTCCTAAAAGGACCAGCCATGGTGCAGGCCGCAGGAGTCCAGCGGGCCTATACGTTCTCAAAGAAACGGTAATATCATCGTTTTTCTGCTCATGCCTGCGTTTTATTACACCACACTATAGGACAGctctgacagaaatattgatcaGTGCATTTTCCCTGTTGCTTGTTCAGGATTGCCATGATGGAGAGGGCGAGTCCCCACATAACCCTGTCGGTGACCCCAACAGCCCTCACGCTCATACCGGTTCTTTCCATCCTGTTTCTCAAGTTCCGGACGATTTAGTTCACACTTGCCGAAAATACCCCCGCACTCCAATCCCTTCACCTTCTTCGCCTCCGCACACGACGCTGGCACCACCTCCTGCCTCTCCACCACACTTACAAAGctcaggacacaaacacaaccccAATGCAGGCATTTCCGCCCATCCACATTCACAAAAAGAGGAACATCCATCTGTGCATGATACACTCCAAAACCATATCTagcagccttacacacacataaacacgtacacacacacacacacacacacacacacagagagagagagagagatctccacATTCTTCTCCTAGATCATATGCAGTTACAAATGGTATTATAAGCCTAAGGCAGTATTTTATGGTTAATGTATAGTAGGATATTATATGCCATAAAAGATATGGGTTCTATGTTTTCTTGGTAAAATAATTGCACATTGTCATGAGAGCCATAACATCTTAaagcatttaaaacacagaccTGAAGACtggctcattttttttctgaggagcTCTTGGACCTTGCACGGTTCACGTAGACCTTTTATTCCATAGCTGCTTCAACAGAGGGCTTTACATATGCCTGAGAAATATTTTGCGATTTTTCttacaaaatgttattttttaagatcaacagagaggaaaaaaaagcatggtgTTTAATCACCAGATGTGGAAAATTTTCCCCGTATTTtgttaaaatgacaataaaacaccaCTGTCTTTAGATATAGCAGGCatttatatgtttaaaaaaattatagcaaaacataatttacagtattagcTGTGATTTGTACATAAGGttgtataaatatattatatgtTCTGTCAAAGTGCCGTGACTTTGTTCTGTTGTAATagttttgcttttcagtgtGTCATCTCTCCTCTTTATACAGTTTAATATGTAGTGATggaaaataattacaataaaCTGTGGAGGGAATAAGaagtaaaattatatttatgatTGCTTACAATACTTAACAAACCTGATTTGTATTACTCTGCTGGATACTCAGTTAGCTCTTAAATTttagttttctctgtttgcatcTATTGACACTCCCTGAAATCACAAAGTGCGTCAGCCCCCATGTGGATGACCTCGGTAAAGCTTTTGCTCATAACCTAATTTTCATGATTTTTGGAATATCTGGCTGAATGTTCACACATAAAGTGAAGTTTCAAGACAAAGACTTTAAAAGGTCATGAAAAGCCATGAAAGTACATTTAAAGGCATACATAACTGTGCTATAGTTGAGAGATATCTGACAGTAGATTGTTAGTGATGACCCCCTCAGTAAATTGACCATGACAGCCGATTTAACTCAGTATTCTTGTGATTACATTATTTCTGCACTGCAGAAAGGAATGCTGAATAATGTAAAAGAGATAACCTCAGCTAAAGAAGAAACTTCTGTCCTTCTGCTTATGAGTGGGCTATGAGATATGAATTGGATCTTTTCTGAACAAGAGcaaaaaatgagggaaaataagaaggccaaaaaaagaaaaaaaaatcagctttgaaAGGCCAAGGATGCCATGAGTTTCACACTGTCTCAGATTGTCTGACACAACTGCATTGCTTCACAGTGTAATGCACTTTAATTTCATAAGAGTTGAGTTGTGAAACTTGTTGCAGTTTGATACAATAAAGAGCCACTTTTAGCACAGAAATATGAACTGAGAACACATACTTCCTATTCTGTGAAACTGACACATGTTAGTAGGATTACTAACATGTGAACTAAACTAGGATTAATTATTCAAGTGTCAGTTGATTTGAACAACTCTTGACATCTTGTATCATCCATGTTGGCTTTTGAGTTGTTAAAATTGTTTACCTCCTGTAGCATTCATGTTCACTCTTGCAAATCTTGACAGCTGCATGATGTGAATATCTAAAACACAGATGCTGTCAAACTGCCAGATGTTGATTTCTGGAACTCCACACACAGTAGCACCAGCATAATACTCACTAGAACATTATTTCAATGAAGTTTTATTCAGACATGAAAATGCCTTATTAGACACCTCATCAAGATACATCAGCAGTTAAGAGGTTTTCATTGCCCCAAAGAAGCgctttttttttagacatgatTGTACAGTGTAGTTGTAATCACAACTCATTTGAATGTGCTTAAGAAAATACTGTAATCAAACTAAAGAGATTCTGTTTTACTATATATAGACATTGATTAATCAAGTCAGACCAGTCATATCCATtcattaaagaagaaaaagtggaAACTGTGATTTTCATCCCTGATTGACCTatcaaaaaaaagttttcaaggctttgtttattattgtaattattattattattattattattattattattattattattattaaaggaaaaacatattCTATCAGTTGTTAAGGGTGAACAGGTTACTGAAAGCCTCATTGGAATGCTGCGGCtgcatgttttctgtattgtaGGCTGATCTGATGTCTGACTGGTATGTCAGAGTTCTCAGTATTTACACGACGGAGCTTTCTGATCTCTTTTCACTGAACGCTGGCTCTGACATGATTAAACCCGATCGATGGAAAACTCACCAAAAAAGACTTGGTAAATAAGAGGCTTTCAGCTTCCCTGAACACACGGGAGATGAAACGGGGAAGGAtgctgagtggagagagagaggaggagataaaAGGAGTCTCGGAGAAGAGTTTTCCATTTCCCTGGGCGGATCTGGCCCAGAAACACGGCCACGTTGTGTGAGTTTCCATAAAGCACCACTTATTGTCAggataatgtctctctctctcagatcttttATCATGAAAATATGACCGGACTCATCTCCTTTGTCTCTTGATTAATCCGAGCCCCTGGCATACCTAATTACTTAAGGTGCGATTGTCCTGTTCAGTGAGTTACATAAGCCTTCCAGTCAATCTCTTCTATCTAGGCGGAATCATGCGTGCCTTCTTTTGGATACTGTGAGGTTCGGCTCTGGTTAGTGCTATGGAGATATTGTTCGCATGACAGAGTGAACTAATACACAATTAAATCTAGTTTCTAGGGGTAAATGGCtcaagggaaaacaaaaaaaagatttcaatcTCAAAAGCCATTTCCCATCATCTTCCAATTTGCCAAGGTCTAATCTACTACTACTACCCATGCTCTGCCCCTCTTAATACCTTAAATTACCCCTCTGGGGCAGGAAGCCCATATAGAGGTGTGTTTCTGGCTTTTGTTGTGTTGACAGTAGCACGCTGGGCTTTGTGAGTAAAGGTGTGGGAAGCTGCTTTGTCCCAAGGGCAATTAATTAGAAAGATGTTTGAGAGCAGGCTCACTCTTGTCTGCAGCATCAACACTCTGATCTGAGCATACATTCACAAATagggttttctttttatttctaatGACTGAGCTCTGTGTGCCTAAAACCTCATTGTTTACAACCTTGACTAATTGCTACATCTGTAGTTCCTGAATATATACCAATGATTTTACAACTAACTAGGCAAAATACATTGAAAAGAtagattttaaagaaaaaatagtaGTGTGGTTTTTCAGGACTTCAACAAGTCTATGGTCACTTGTCAGAACTAGACTGActaaaacatctgttttttcctttcccaTAGTGTGTGGATTCTGTAAATGTGACTAAATGGAATGTTTGGACCTAAACCTTCTATAAAGACaaattttgattattttaattaaCTGATGTGGATTTATCTGTACGTAATGTGGCACAgtactgtatctgtgctgtcAATTAACTTATCAACATATTTACaacattacaaacacaatttCATACAGTCTTGATGTTTATAAAAATTCAATCTAAAAAAAGTCCACATTCTTATATTAGTATAGTTTAAAGCGGATTAAACATTTGTTACTACTACTAGAAAATTATCTACATGGTTACCAGACCACCAAATGACTAGACTATGCTACTCAGTTTTGTaccttttaaactgtaattCTCAAATATATAATTTCTGAGTAGAACTTGTGTATTCAGTAATTTTATCTCAGTTAACTATGAATTAAATAGGATGTCTTTAACACAACAGTAATGGATGGTTAAGGTAAACTTAATCAGGAAATACAATATGTATAGTGAGACAGACAAATCTGGCCACAGAAATCACTAAATTTAGTGACATCAACAGCAAATTACGATATTAAGAAGAGGTAGGGGCAGCCTACTTTTGTACTGTAGTAACAGTCCCTTGGCAACCGCTGAGAGTGGCAATTATATTCAAAGTCCTTCAATACCCCCAGGTTTTCCCCTCGCCCTCTCTCCATCAGTCTGCAGCACCTGCACCTGGGAAGCTGAGAGCCTCAAAAGCAGAGGGAAAACCAGGGCACTGTTTCTGAGTAAGTTTTCAGGATGTTGTTTGCATTCTACCTTTTTGAGAATGTCTGCCAATAAATGCTACAGTTAAAGGAAATtggcactaaaaaaaaaaaaaaaagaaaaaaaagtgaatttggAAGATGGAATATTCAGTTTACTACTGCTGGCTCAATGACtctaaaataaatgagagattGTGCTAAAATAATGTGCGTGGTATATTAGATTTTATATATGTcgagctattttttttcttttgtcagatATTCTCCTATTGCGTATATGACAGACTTATCTCATCCACTACTCCTTTTGGTAATAGTTCATTGTTTTCCTAACTCTTATACCTTTTGCATCTTGCATCTTTAGATGGAGGATACCATATTTAAAGGACCTTGTACAATGATGCAGCTAACATACAAGCTATATGGATTTCTCTGCAGGGGGAGAGGGACTTTGACAGTTCCTCTTCTTGACTTTGTGGAAGAGCACTAACAGAATGGGATCCAGCTCCTCATCTTACGCTCCAAAAACCATCTACCTGGATGTGGATGGGAAAGTGCAGaaagtgagtttttttctttgtaaatgtttcTGCTTGGATACAAACAGCTCTTCAGAGCTAAGGAAAGGGATTGCAAAAG
This window encodes:
- the hepacama gene encoding hepatic and glial cell adhesion molecule a: MKAEREASSKETVVPSVFPFFCLIILSLSVIKGVNITSPSSIVRGTLGGSALLSVSYTSSSSDRPVIKWQLKRDKPVTVVQSIGTDIIGNLRPEYRGRILVFENGTLLLHSLLLSDEGTYEVEISITDDTFTGECHINLTVDVPVSRPYVHMVASSVLELSELFTLNCSHESGTKVTYGWMKGGKPLTNDSRLLLSHDQKLLTISRVLMSDDDIYSCVAENPISSMKSLPVKLTVYRRSSLYIILSTGGIFLLITLVTVCACWKPSKKKRHQSARQNRQSAVQSNDNQEGKIDAVPKRTSHGAGRRSPAGLYVLKETDCHDGEGESPHNPVGDPNSPHAHTGSFHPVSQVPDDLVHTCRKYPRTPIPSPSSPPHTTLAPPPASPPHLQSSGHKHNPNAGISAHPHSQKEEHPSVHDTLQNHI